Proteins from a genomic interval of Paenibacillus lentus:
- the ligA gene encoding NAD-dependent DNA ligase LigA produces the protein MDAMQTMERLVEQLNQYNYHYYTLDQPLVSDKEYDALYDQLTALEAETGIVLPDSPTGRVGGELLKGFEPHRHLAPLWSLDKAQTEEHLVNWNNRVLRLIGDYNSKNPDTPLPAPTYVVELKFDGLTLNLTYTDGKLVQASTRGNGVVGEGILAQVKTIKSVPLTIPYNEGTIEVQGEGIMNLSVLARYNETAAEPLKNARNAAAGALRNLNPRTTAERKLNAYFYNVGYSDNIQFSDHREMMSFLQDNRFKVNSYIEYFDDFTQVMKALEEIQQRRDSLDYLIDGAVIKVTDMRTREVLGYTDKFPRWAVAYKFEAEETTTILESVSWNVGRTGKITPLAKVEPVELAGVTVQNCTLNNAGDIERKNLKFALGTRVFIRRSNDVIPEILGKVTDEQDGAEIVVPETCPSCSFPLEQRGAHLFCNNRFDCKPQIVTRITHFASRDAMDIETLSDKTAEQLYEELDVHEPADLYTIEFEQLIKLERFGEKKANNLLEAIQKSKGRDLASFLYALGIPNTGKSTTKVLADHYRDLSAIMSATEEELMQLPDIGGIVAESIVTFFADPFMQAGINKMLELGVEAKAPEERAPVKDSFFTGKTVVLTGTLHQLTRDEAKERLEALGAKVTGSVSKKTDLVIAGEKAGSKLTKAKELGISVIEDENELVRLLNE, from the coding sequence ATGGATGCGATGCAAACGATGGAACGGCTCGTTGAACAACTGAATCAATATAACTATCATTACTACACCTTGGATCAGCCTTTGGTAAGCGATAAGGAATATGACGCGCTGTACGATCAGCTGACTGCGCTGGAGGCGGAGACGGGTATCGTTCTGCCCGATTCCCCGACCGGACGGGTAGGTGGAGAGCTGCTGAAGGGCTTCGAGCCGCATCGGCATTTAGCGCCGCTGTGGAGTCTGGATAAAGCGCAAACGGAGGAGCATCTGGTGAACTGGAACAATCGGGTGCTTCGTCTGATCGGAGATTATAACAGCAAAAATCCGGACACCCCACTCCCGGCACCTACCTATGTCGTTGAGCTTAAATTCGATGGACTGACGTTGAATCTTACTTATACCGACGGTAAGCTTGTCCAGGCTTCAACCCGGGGGAACGGCGTAGTAGGTGAAGGGATTCTCGCCCAAGTCAAGACGATCAAGTCGGTGCCATTGACGATCCCTTACAACGAAGGGACGATTGAGGTTCAGGGAGAAGGCATCATGAATCTGTCCGTTCTGGCCAGATACAACGAGACTGCCGCTGAACCTCTTAAGAATGCCCGGAATGCCGCTGCGGGGGCGCTGCGTAATTTGAATCCGCGTACGACGGCTGAACGCAAGCTGAACGCATATTTTTACAATGTGGGCTACTCCGATAACATCCAATTTTCCGATCATCGGGAGATGATGAGCTTCCTGCAGGATAACCGTTTTAAAGTGAACTCGTATATCGAGTACTTTGATGATTTCACGCAGGTTATGAAGGCGCTGGAGGAAATTCAACAGCGTCGCGATTCGCTTGACTATCTAATCGATGGGGCTGTCATTAAAGTCACGGATATGAGAACCCGCGAGGTGTTGGGCTATACCGATAAATTCCCGCGATGGGCGGTCGCTTATAAATTCGAGGCCGAGGAGACGACAACGATTCTGGAGTCGGTATCGTGGAATGTGGGACGCACGGGCAAGATTACGCCACTCGCCAAGGTCGAGCCTGTCGAGCTTGCCGGCGTAACGGTTCAGAACTGCACATTAAATAATGCGGGGGACATCGAACGTAAGAACTTGAAGTTCGCTCTTGGTACACGCGTATTCATCCGTCGCTCGAATGATGTCATCCCGGAAATTCTCGGAAAAGTAACCGATGAGCAGGACGGCGCAGAAATCGTAGTTCCGGAAACCTGCCCGTCCTGCAGTTTCCCGCTGGAGCAGCGAGGCGCTCATTTATTCTGCAACAATCGGTTCGATTGCAAGCCGCAAATTGTGACGCGCATTACTCATTTCGCATCCCGTGATGCGATGGATATCGAGACGTTAAGTGATAAAACTGCGGAACAGCTGTATGAGGAGCTGGATGTCCACGAGCCGGCCGATCTATATACAATCGAGTTTGAGCAATTGATTAAGCTGGAGCGTTTTGGTGAGAAGAAAGCCAATAATCTGCTCGAGGCGATCCAGAAGAGCAAGGGGCGGGATTTGGCTTCGTTCTTGTATGCGTTAGGTATTCCGAATACCGGTAAATCGACTACGAAGGTGCTGGCTGATCATTATCGCGATCTAAGTGCGATTATGTCAGCGACAGAGGAAGAACTGATGCAACTGCCGGATATCGGCGGCATCGTTGCCGAGAGCATTGTGACGTTTTTCGCGGACCCGTTCATGCAGGCTGGCATTAACAAAATGCTGGAGCTTGGTGTAGAGGCTAAGGCGCCGGAGGAACGCGCCCCGGTGAAGGACTCCTTCTTTACGGGCAAGACGGTGGTGCTCACGGGAACGCTGCACCAGTTGACCCGCGATGAAGCCAAGGAGCGGCTTGAAGCGCTTGGCGCTAAAGTGACGGGAAGTGTATCCAAAAAGACTGATCTTGTCATCGCTGGAGAGAAGGCCGGCAGTAAGCTGACCAAGGCCAAGGAGCTTGGCATTTCGGTCATCGAGGACGAAAACGAGCTCGTTCGCTTGCTGAACGAGTAA
- a CDS encoding heptaprenylglyceryl phosphate synthase encodes MELKQAIGSWRHVFKIDPDRSLAEAALEAICLSGTDAVIVGGSSGVTYENTVDLLSRVRQFEVPCVLEVSDLEAVVPGFDLYLIPMVLNTKNPDWLIGHHARAAHKYSFLIPWEQLIPEGYIILNPDCTAAAIAEADASLTEPMAAAYAQIADKLLHLPIVYLEYSGMLGDLELVSTVHRSLSDSRLFYGGGIKDADTARLAGAACDTIVVGNALYSDLEQALTTVAAVKS; translated from the coding sequence ATGGAATTGAAGCAAGCGATAGGCTCTTGGCGACATGTGTTTAAAATTGATCCTGACCGCTCCTTGGCGGAGGCTGCCCTGGAAGCCATTTGTCTGTCTGGTACGGACGCGGTCATAGTGGGGGGATCGAGTGGTGTCACTTATGAAAACACGGTAGATCTGCTGTCGCGCGTGCGTCAGTTCGAGGTTCCTTGCGTATTGGAGGTTTCCGATCTAGAGGCGGTTGTTCCCGGATTTGATCTATATTTGATTCCGATGGTACTGAACACGAAGAATCCTGATTGGTTAATCGGCCATCATGCGCGGGCCGCCCATAAATATAGTTTTTTGATCCCTTGGGAGCAATTGATTCCTGAGGGATATATCATTTTGAACCCCGATTGTACCGCCGCGGCCATCGCTGAAGCGGATGCCTCTCTTACGGAACCTATGGCGGCTGCATACGCACAAATCGCTGACAAGCTTCTGCATCTCCCAATTGTCTATTTGGAATACAGCGGCATGCTTGGTGATCTGGAGTTGGTATCCACGGTACATCGCTCTTTGAGCGATTCGCGGCTATTCTACGGAGGGGGCATCAAGGATGCCGATACGGCTCGTCTTGCCGGGGCCGCCTGTGACACGATTGTAGTGGGGAATGCCTTATATAGTGATTTGGAGCAGGCCCTGACCACGGTCGCGGCGGTGAAGAGTTAG
- a CDS encoding ABC transporter substrate-binding protein — protein sequence MSIKGMRRALFFMMCIVLVAGCTSNPGAKEAESQSLRVMFWDENYFFQQYGDLFAMQHPNIEIEVVSTSNIYRDMGPEADYEKALEDFIEKEQPDVLMVNVDQLETYVSEGKVRELDTLIERDKYDVETIYPALIELLKERGDNKLYGLTPNFYGSAILYNADLFAKHGVQLPHDGMSWYDIIELAKQFPTEGDEKTRVYGFDNNWGINLTQLVSLISSSEGIEDIDTNTMKITLNTDSWKKIYQTAMDAMKSKTFYDPGENGFRGGSMEEYYQSQPFVMGRAAMTIGDTYVLRNLKEAEDALKDYKPFEIGIVAGPASSTEPDKSRNISVSEVFAIAANSPNTDAAWEFIKFVNGDQFAKIKSRSLNNGLLSRMGYSNEFNGHSLDAYYKLKPLPRDYSGLRKIPNGFYEKYQPLMDAEIQLVEANAKTLDEALAKIEAEAQVALDQAIKDQEEKKKEEEAKGGSSDGTTGASSEDSTEDSTGAESSDDGVIVIE from the coding sequence ATGTCGATTAAAGGAATGAGAAGGGCGCTATTCTTTATGATGTGCATTGTGCTGGTAGCAGGATGTACGAGTAATCCTGGCGCTAAGGAAGCTGAGTCGCAAAGTTTGAGAGTGATGTTCTGGGATGAAAATTATTTCTTCCAACAATACGGGGACTTATTCGCCATGCAGCATCCTAACATTGAAATTGAAGTCGTAAGTACTAGCAATATTTACAGAGATATGGGCCCAGAAGCAGATTATGAGAAAGCCCTTGAAGACTTCATTGAAAAGGAACAGCCGGACGTGCTTATGGTGAATGTTGATCAGTTGGAGACTTATGTTTCCGAAGGGAAAGTCCGAGAGCTGGATACATTGATTGAGCGGGACAAGTATGATGTTGAAACGATCTATCCGGCATTGATTGAGCTATTGAAGGAGCGGGGGGACAATAAGTTATATGGCTTGACTCCGAATTTTTATGGCTCGGCTATTTTGTATAACGCCGACTTGTTTGCCAAACACGGTGTTCAACTGCCGCACGATGGCATGAGCTGGTATGATATAATTGAATTAGCCAAGCAATTCCCTACCGAGGGAGACGAGAAAACTCGGGTTTACGGCTTCGACAATAACTGGGGGATCAATCTGACACAGCTCGTTTCGTTGATTTCTTCGTCGGAAGGGATCGAAGATATCGATACGAACACGATGAAAATTACATTGAACACGGACTCATGGAAAAAAATATATCAAACCGCCATGGACGCAATGAAATCTAAAACGTTCTATGACCCGGGGGAGAATGGGTTTAGAGGTGGTTCGATGGAAGAATATTATCAAAGTCAGCCGTTTGTTATGGGAAGAGCGGCAATGACTATCGGTGATACGTACGTTCTTCGCAACTTGAAAGAGGCTGAGGATGCCTTGAAGGATTACAAGCCTTTTGAAATAGGGATCGTAGCAGGTCCTGCCTCTTCCACTGAACCGGATAAATCCAGAAATATCAGTGTGAGTGAAGTGTTTGCCATTGCCGCGAATTCTCCGAACACTGATGCGGCGTGGGAGTTCATTAAATTTGTGAACGGTGATCAGTTTGCCAAAATTAAGTCGAGAAGCTTGAATAACGGATTGCTGTCCCGAATGGGATATTCTAATGAATTTAACGGGCATAGCCTCGATGCTTACTACAAGCTCAAGCCTCTGCCAAGAGACTATTCGGGTTTGAGAAAAATTCCTAACGGTTTCTACGAGAAGTATCAGCCACTTATGGATGCGGAGATACAATTGGTTGAAGCCAATGCCAAGACGCTGGATGAAGCGCTCGCCAAAATTGAGGCTGAAGCTCAAGTCGCTTTGGATCAAGCAATCAAGGATCAAGAAGAGAAGAAGAAGGAAGAGGAAGCGAAGGGCGGCTCAAGTGACGGCACAACGGGTGCTTCATCAGAAGACTCCACAGAGGATTCGACAGGGGCAGAGAGCAGTGACGACGGGGTAATTGT
- the pcrA gene encoding DNA helicase PcrA, protein MQPVNIQEAITRLNPEQRRAVEETEGPLLIMAGAGSGKTRVLTHRIAYLIATRKAPPWAILAITFTNKAAREMQERVSGLVGQEGRDIWVSTFHSMCVRILRRDIERIGFSSSFSILDSTDQLSVIRNCMKDLNIDTKKFEPKAVQAMISTAKNELITPQKYEQKVGDYFEGLVAKVYTMYQKRLRQNNSLDFDDLIMKTIELFKEVPEVLDFYQKKFSYIHVDEYQDTNRAQYMLCKLLANKHRRICVVGDSDQSIYRWRGADIANILNFEEDYPEATTILLEQNYRSTSTILNAANAVISRNTGRKPKNLWTDKGEGDKIKVYRGNSEHDEGYFVTSEIHNSIKRGRSYRDHAILYRTNAQSRVIEETLIKSDIPYQIVGGIKFYDRKEIKDLLAYLRLLSNPDDDISLTRIINVPKRGIGDTTVAKLTAAAGERGISIYRLLYTVDDLGLAGRTRNALVEFYDMISALHQMVEYLSVTELTEKILEMSQYRLELQNENTLESRSRLENIDEFLSVTMEFEKNNEDKTLVSFLTDLALIADIDTMNDDEGDQAGDAVTLMTMHSAKGLEFPVVFIIGMEEGIFPHSRAFLDNEELEEERRLAYVGITRAEERLFLTCAQMRTLFGRTSANAPSRFLEEIPEELKEGTEIARDRYQRGAGIGGAYSGRGFGSSSGGNFGHRSPDRGARSAAPSSSGVTVTTGVSGASAVKPTNSDDFNAGDKVSHGKWGIGTIVSVKGTGNDMELQIAFPAPVGVKRLLAGFAPITKVEEA, encoded by the coding sequence ATGCAACCTGTAAATATACAAGAAGCGATAACTAGGCTGAATCCGGAGCAGCGCCGGGCTGTTGAGGAGACGGAGGGACCGCTGCTCATTATGGCGGGAGCCGGCAGTGGCAAGACGCGGGTGCTTACGCACCGCATTGCTTATCTAATAGCTACTCGCAAAGCACCGCCATGGGCGATCCTTGCGATTACTTTTACCAATAAAGCGGCCCGTGAAATGCAGGAGCGGGTGTCCGGGCTCGTGGGACAGGAAGGAAGAGACATTTGGGTCTCTACCTTCCACTCGATGTGCGTCCGTATTTTGCGCCGGGATATTGAACGAATCGGCTTTTCTTCGAGCTTTTCGATACTTGATTCGACAGATCAACTGTCCGTGATTCGCAATTGCATGAAGGATCTTAACATCGATACGAAGAAATTTGAGCCGAAGGCAGTTCAGGCCATGATTAGTACCGCGAAGAACGAGTTGATCACCCCGCAGAAATATGAGCAAAAAGTGGGAGACTACTTCGAAGGACTTGTCGCCAAAGTGTACACGATGTACCAGAAGCGGCTTCGTCAGAACAATTCCCTGGATTTTGATGATTTGATCATGAAGACGATCGAACTGTTCAAGGAAGTTCCTGAAGTGCTTGATTTCTATCAGAAGAAATTCTCCTATATTCACGTCGATGAATATCAGGATACGAACCGTGCTCAGTATATGCTGTGCAAGCTGCTGGCTAATAAACATCGTCGCATTTGTGTCGTCGGGGACAGTGATCAGTCGATTTACCGCTGGCGAGGAGCGGATATCGCCAACATTCTTAATTTCGAAGAGGACTATCCGGAGGCAACCACGATTCTCCTCGAGCAGAACTATCGCTCCACCTCGACAATCCTTAACGCGGCGAACGCCGTCATTAGTCGGAATACGGGCCGTAAGCCCAAAAATCTATGGACCGATAAGGGCGAAGGCGATAAGATCAAGGTCTACCGGGGGAACTCTGAGCATGATGAGGGTTATTTTGTAACATCAGAGATCCATAATAGTATTAAAAGAGGCCGAAGCTACCGCGATCACGCGATTTTGTACCGGACGAATGCGCAATCCCGGGTCATTGAGGAAACGCTGATCAAATCGGATATACCTTATCAGATTGTAGGCGGAATCAAGTTCTACGATCGCAAAGAGATTAAGGATTTGCTTGCTTATTTGCGGCTGCTCTCCAATCCTGACGACGATATCAGTTTGACGCGAATCATTAATGTGCCAAAAAGAGGCATCGGTGATACGACAGTGGCCAAGTTGACAGCAGCAGCGGGCGAGCGGGGAATATCTATCTATCGTCTGCTTTATACAGTCGATGACCTGGGTCTTGCCGGGCGGACGCGGAATGCGCTTGTCGAATTCTATGATATGATCTCCGCGCTGCATCAAATGGTGGAGTATTTGTCCGTCACGGAACTAACGGAAAAAATACTGGAAATGTCGCAATATCGACTGGAGCTGCAAAATGAGAACACGCTGGAGTCGCGTTCCCGGCTTGAGAATATCGATGAATTCCTCTCCGTAACGATGGAGTTCGAGAAGAATAATGAAGATAAGACGCTTGTTTCCTTTCTAACCGATCTTGCGTTGATCGCGGATATAGATACGATGAATGATGACGAAGGGGATCAGGCGGGAGACGCGGTTACCTTGATGACCATGCACAGCGCCAAGGGGCTGGAGTTCCCTGTCGTCTTCATTATCGGCATGGAGGAAGGGATATTCCCGCACAGCCGCGCGTTTCTTGATAACGAAGAACTCGAGGAGGAGCGCCGTCTCGCTTATGTGGGCATCACGAGAGCGGAGGAGCGACTCTTCCTCACCTGCGCGCAAATGAGGACACTCTTTGGCCGTACGTCAGCGAATGCGCCCTCCCGATTTCTGGAGGAAATTCCAGAGGAATTGAAAGAGGGCACCGAGATTGCCCGCGACCGTTATCAACGCGGTGCAGGAATTGGTGGAGCGTACAGTGGCCGCGGCTTTGGGTCCAGTTCGGGCGGCAATTTCGGACATCGATCACCTGATCGGGGAGCAAGATCCGCAGCGCCTTCTTCTAGTGGTGTTACTGTGACTACAGGCGTATCTGGTGCATCGGCTGTGAAGCCAACGAACTCCGATGATTTCAATGCTGGTGATAAAGTGTCGCACGGCAAATGGGGCATAGGCACTATAGTATCAGTTAAAGGGACGGGGAATGATATGGAGCTGCAGATTGCTTTTCCAGCCCCGGTAGGGGTGAAGCGTCTGCTCGCTGGCTTCGCACCGATCACGAAGGTAGAGGAAGCGTAG